From the Sphingomonas mesophila genome, one window contains:
- a CDS encoding GFA family protein yields the protein MSEVMCGGCRCGAVRYEIGAVVRNSICHCRDCQRSAGAPMVEWMLVDEGELSVSGEPATFESAPGTFRSFCAACGTGLFYRNAAIFPGQVDVQTVTLDAPELAPPPSGQVQAAEQRVWVAALDSIPAWPRYPGM from the coding sequence ATGAGCGAAGTCATGTGCGGCGGCTGCCGCTGCGGCGCGGTGCGCTATGAAATCGGCGCGGTGGTGCGCAACTCGATCTGCCATTGCCGCGACTGCCAGCGCAGCGCCGGAGCGCCGATGGTCGAATGGATGCTGGTCGACGAGGGTGAGCTGAGCGTCAGCGGCGAGCCGGCGACGTTCGAAAGCGCGCCGGGCACGTTTCGGAGCTTCTGCGCGGCGTGCGGCACCGGGCTATTCTACCGCAACGCGGCGATCTTCCCCGGCCAGGTCGATGTCCAGACCGTGACCCTCGATGCGCCCGAGCTGGCGCCGCCGCCGAGCGGCCAGGTCCAGGCCGCCGAGCAGCGCGTGTGGGTGGCCGCGCTCGACTCGATCCCGGCCTGGCCGCGCTACCCCGGCATGTAA
- a CDS encoding sensor histidine kinase encodes MPATESQRAGRFDDWRLALKSILGFWLVYAATVVVRAFLGSDPWSVLYNRVPIIFAGFLLTGAIYLVLGLIARRSSLRRRAIAAAILSLLGGIAQASVVMSFERHQRPSREEFRHVAREGVVIVEKGREIRIERAAQDPLVLTLPALADLERSKRIRIIADAAVTWFFFFAAWSAFYLATLAQAQALGARRRAAEAEAAAQSAQIRALRYQVNPHFLFNTLNSLSSLIMTKRNDRAEEMLLALSTFFRTSLSLDPTAEVTLAEEIDLQRLYLDIEKVRFPTRLKVEIDVPDTLQKARLPALILQPLVENAIKYGVSRSKGQVMVRIEARRTPDGQLALTVSDSGGTPVGKQPDHGTGVGLRNVVQRLEARYGAAATSRFGTRPEGGYEAVLTLPLEVEHAGNDAQGPDRR; translated from the coding sequence ATGCCCGCAACCGAATCCCAGCGCGCCGGCCGCTTCGACGACTGGCGGCTCGCGCTCAAATCGATCCTCGGCTTCTGGCTGGTCTACGCCGCCACCGTGGTCGTCCGCGCGTTCCTCGGAAGCGACCCGTGGAGCGTGCTCTATAACCGCGTCCCGATCATTTTTGCCGGGTTCCTGCTGACTGGCGCGATCTATCTGGTGCTCGGCCTGATCGCGCGCCGCTCGAGCCTGCGCCGCCGCGCCATTGCCGCCGCCATCCTCTCGCTGCTCGGCGGAATCGCCCAGGCGAGCGTCGTCATGTCGTTCGAGCGCCACCAGCGGCCGAGCCGCGAGGAATTCCGCCACGTCGCGCGCGAGGGCGTGGTAATCGTCGAGAAGGGCCGCGAAATCCGCATCGAGCGCGCCGCTCAGGACCCGCTGGTACTGACCCTCCCCGCCCTCGCCGATCTCGAGCGAAGCAAGCGCATCCGCATCATTGCCGACGCGGCCGTCACCTGGTTCTTCTTCTTCGCCGCGTGGAGCGCCTTTTATCTCGCCACCCTCGCCCAGGCCCAGGCGCTCGGCGCCCGGCGGCGCGCTGCCGAGGCCGAGGCGGCGGCGCAGTCGGCCCAGATCCGAGCGCTTCGCTACCAGGTCAATCCGCACTTCCTGTTCAACACCCTCAACAGCTTGTCGTCGCTGATCATGACCAAGCGTAACGACCGCGCCGAGGAGATGCTGCTGGCGCTCTCGACCTTTTTCCGCACCAGCCTGTCGCTCGATCCCACCGCCGAGGTCACGCTGGCCGAGGAGATCGATCTCCAGCGGCTCTATCTCGACATTGAGAAGGTCCGCTTCCCGACCCGGCTCAAGGTCGAGATCGACGTCCCCGACACCCTCCAGAAGGCGCGGCTGCCGGCGCTGATCCTCCAGCCGCTGGTCGAGAATGCGATCAAGTACGGGGTGTCGCGCTCGAAGGGCCAGGTGATGGTGCGGATCGAGGCCCGGCGCACGCCCGACGGGCAGCTTGCGCTGACCGTCAGCGACAGCGGCGGCACGCCGGTCGGCAAGCAGCCCGACCACGGCACCGGCGTCGGTCTGCGCAATGTCGTCCAGCGGCTCGAAGCACGCTACGGCGCGGCCGCGACAAGCCGCTTTGGCACGCGGCCCGAAGGCGGGTATGAGGCGGTCCTGACCCTCCCGCTGGAAGTGGAACATGCCGGAAACGACGCTCAAGGTCCTGATCGCCGATGA
- a CDS encoding energy transducer TonB, producing MVIETGKQLKAQSGIPEVSFSDGSRPERVQVRAVSKDGIALTAVDLPRSSLAPLDSPDGAITIRFRDAVNYRFAPGGMKSAWKALAKCERDLLKSWGMSEAEQDRLQRMPVGRPGWIRPDDYPQSLVMRDIQGSVGTVLKVGADGRVSDCRAAEPSGTELLDKRTCDLLLKRAQFEPALDHDGKPMPALVFYRVTWLLQ from the coding sequence ATGGTGATCGAGACCGGCAAGCAGCTCAAGGCGCAGTCCGGAATACCCGAGGTGAGCTTCAGCGACGGGAGCCGACCCGAACGGGTCCAGGTGCGCGCCGTGTCGAAGGATGGCATAGCGCTGACGGCGGTCGATCTGCCACGTTCATCGCTGGCTCCGCTCGATTCGCCGGACGGCGCGATCACCATCCGCTTCCGCGATGCCGTCAACTACCGCTTCGCACCGGGTGGCATGAAGTCGGCTTGGAAAGCCCTTGCCAAATGCGAGCGCGACTTGCTGAAATCCTGGGGTATGAGCGAGGCCGAACAGGATCGGCTGCAGCGCATGCCCGTTGGCCGACCCGGCTGGATCCGGCCCGACGATTATCCGCAAAGTCTCGTCATGCGCGACATCCAGGGGTCCGTTGGAACGGTCCTGAAGGTTGGCGCCGATGGCCGGGTTAGCGATTGCCGCGCCGCAGAACCGAGCGGTACCGAGTTGCTCGACAAGCGCACGTGCGACTTGCTCCTCAAGCGCGCCCAGTTCGAGCCGGCTCTTGACCACGATGGCAAGCCGATGCCGGCACTGGTCTTCTACCGCGTGACCTGGTTGCTCCAGTAA
- a CDS encoding Mur ligase family protein encodes MTTTTFFCGIGGSGMLPLATILRARGQSVAGSDRALDAGRLAAKFDYLRGLGIPLFPQDGSGLAENMRLITSAAVEPTVPDVVRARELGLEHLTRPQLLAQMVNDARASVAVGGTSGKSTVTGMIGWILHACRRDPTVMNGAVMKNFVSAHAPFASALVGNPELFVSEVDESDGSIALYRPSVAVLTNVSLDHHGMDELRSLFGAFLARAGTAVVNLDDPEARAMADVLRGAVGYGFDSPGAAVAGHALELGGDGSTFTVRSGEDSVTVALPIPGRHNASNALAAIAAVSAFGISLEEAAAALADFAGLKRRLEIVGSAGGVTVIDDFAHNPDKIAATLETLTNAPGRLLLMFQPHGFGPLAKMGDELADTFARGLRPGDRLYLPDPVYQGGTVDRSRGSEWLAEAIGQRGGDARYLAAREEIGAALLAEAAAGDRIVVMGARDDTLGEFAESLVGNLAARR; translated from the coding sequence ATGACCACCACCACCTTCTTTTGCGGCATCGGCGGAAGCGGCATGCTCCCGCTCGCCACCATCCTGCGCGCGCGCGGGCAAAGCGTCGCCGGCTCCGACCGGGCGCTCGACGCCGGCCGCCTCGCCGCCAAGTTCGATTATCTGCGCGGGCTCGGCATCCCGTTGTTCCCGCAGGACGGCAGCGGCCTTGCCGAGAATATGCGGCTGATCACCTCGGCGGCGGTCGAGCCGACCGTGCCCGACGTGGTCCGCGCCCGCGAGCTCGGGCTCGAGCATCTCACCCGCCCGCAGCTGCTCGCGCAGATGGTCAACGATGCGCGTGCCAGCGTCGCGGTCGGCGGCACCAGCGGCAAGTCGACCGTCACCGGAATGATCGGCTGGATCCTCCACGCCTGCCGCCGCGACCCGACCGTCATGAACGGCGCGGTGATGAAGAATTTCGTTAGCGCCCATGCGCCGTTCGCCTCGGCGCTGGTCGGCAATCCCGAACTGTTCGTCAGCGAGGTCGACGAAAGCGACGGCTCGATCGCACTCTACCGCCCGTCGGTCGCGGTGCTGACCAACGTCAGCCTCGACCACCATGGCATGGACGAATTGCGCAGCCTGTTCGGCGCTTTCTTGGCGCGTGCCGGGACGGCCGTGGTCAACCTCGACGATCCAGAGGCGCGGGCGATGGCCGACGTGCTTCGCGGAGCCGTCGGCTACGGCTTCGACAGCCCGGGAGCAGCGGTTGCCGGCCACGCGCTCGAGCTTGGCGGCGACGGCTCGACCTTCACCGTCCGCTCGGGCGAGGACAGCGTCACGGTCGCGCTGCCGATACCCGGCCGCCACAATGCCTCGAACGCGCTTGCGGCGATCGCGGCGGTGTCCGCGTTCGGTATATCGCTCGAGGAGGCTGCGGCCGCGCTCGCCGACTTTGCCGGGCTGAAACGCCGGCTCGAGATCGTCGGCAGCGCGGGCGGAGTGACGGTGATCGACGACTTCGCCCACAATCCCGACAAGATCGCCGCGACCCTGGAGACGCTGACCAACGCGCCCGGCCGACTGCTGCTGATGTTCCAGCCCCACGGCTTCGGCCCGCTCGCCAAGATGGGCGACGAGCTCGCCGACACCTTTGCGCGCGGGCTTCGGCCCGGCGACCGGCTCTACCTTCCCGACCCGGTCTATCAGGGCGGAACGGTCGACCGCTCGCGCGGGTCAGAGTGGTTGGCCGAGGCGATTGGCCAGCGCGGCGGCGATGCCCGCTACCTCGCGGCGCGCGAGGAGATCGGCGCGGCGTTGCTGGCCGAGGCCGCGGCGGGCGACCGCATCGTCGTGATGGGCGCGCGCGACGACACGCTCGGCGAGTTCGCCGAGAGCCTGGTCGGGAACCTCGCCGCGCGCCGCTGA
- a CDS encoding LD-carboxypeptidase: MGDKTKVRIAVVAPSCTLSREAAARVEEMVRARGECELVIHPQCFLSSGHFAGADAARLAALREVMADESVDAVWFARGGYGSNRIVGAAVADLPAAARSKTYLGYSDAGFLLAAFHRAGLSVAHGPMPQDVLRDGGEAAIERALDWLLQRSDSALEGSLDGPALAFNLTVLSNFLGTDFEPDFAGRELIVEDVGEQLYRTDRSMFHVTSQANVRKVRRLRLGRVSEVIANTPDFDSDEERIVADWCARSGIAYGGRADIGHDAANKVVPFG, from the coding sequence ATGGGGGACAAGACAAAAGTGCGGATCGCGGTGGTTGCGCCAAGTTGCACGCTGAGCCGCGAGGCTGCGGCGCGGGTCGAGGAGATGGTTCGCGCGCGCGGGGAGTGCGAGCTGGTGATCCACCCACAATGCTTCCTGAGCTCAGGCCATTTCGCGGGCGCCGATGCGGCACGGCTGGCGGCGCTGCGCGAGGTTATGGCCGACGAAAGCGTCGACGCGGTGTGGTTCGCGCGCGGCGGCTATGGGTCCAACCGCATCGTCGGCGCCGCGGTGGCCGATCTGCCAGCGGCGGCGCGGTCCAAGACCTATCTCGGCTATTCCGACGCCGGCTTCCTGCTCGCCGCCTTCCATCGCGCCGGGCTCTCGGTGGCGCACGGGCCGATGCCGCAGGACGTGCTGCGCGACGGCGGCGAGGCGGCGATCGAGCGCGCGCTCGACTGGTTGCTGCAACGCAGCGACTCAGCGCTGGAAGGCAGCCTCGACGGGCCCGCGCTGGCGTTCAACCTTACGGTCCTGTCGAATTTTCTGGGGACAGATTTCGAGCCTGACTTCGCAGGCCGCGAGCTGATCGTCGAGGATGTCGGCGAGCAGCTCTACCGGACCGACCGCTCGATGTTCCATGTGACCAGCCAGGCGAACGTCCGCAAGGTGCGCAGACTGCGTCTCGGCCGGGTAAGCGAAGTGATTGCAAACACGCCCGATTTCGACAGCGACGAAGAGCGCATCGTGGCCGACTGGTGCGCCCGTTCGGGGATCGCGTACGGCGGCCGCGCCGACATCGGCCACGATGCGGCCAACAAGGTGGTCCCGTTCGGCTGA
- a CDS encoding 5' nucleotidase, NT5C type, translating into MATPRLFLDLDGVLADFDRGAQDLLGMPAAAFEKRFGIKEFWKRLARAPEFYARLPEMPDARTLFDAVEHLTPTILTGLPLGKWAAPQKLAWCEEHFPRVPVITCMARDKHRFMDPGDVLVDDRDRHRAAYEAHGVVFVHHKNARDSLAQLAAIFPSVKA; encoded by the coding sequence ATGGCGACGCCCCGCCTGTTCCTCGATCTCGACGGCGTGCTCGCCGATTTCGATCGCGGCGCTCAGGACCTGCTCGGAATGCCCGCGGCGGCGTTCGAGAAGCGCTTCGGGATCAAGGAATTCTGGAAGCGGCTGGCACGCGCGCCGGAATTCTACGCGCGGCTCCCCGAAATGCCCGATGCCCGAACGCTGTTCGATGCGGTCGAGCATCTCACCCCGACCATCCTTACCGGCCTGCCGCTCGGCAAATGGGCCGCGCCGCAGAAGCTGGCGTGGTGCGAGGAGCATTTCCCACGCGTCCCGGTGATCACCTGCATGGCGCGCGACAAGCATCGCTTCATGGATCCGGGCGACGTGCTGGTCGACGACCGCGATCGCCACCGCGCCGCCTATGAGGCGCACGGGGTGGTGTTCGTCCACCACAAGAATGCCCGCGACAGCCTGGCGCAGCTGGCCGCGATCTTTCCGTCGGTGAAGGCCTGA
- a CDS encoding LytR/AlgR family response regulator transcription factor: protein MPETTLKVLIADDEPLAAERLQLLLARIGGIDLVGTASDGEAAVRMAAALAPDLLLLDIAMPGLDGIEVARELAGTRPSPVVIFVTAFDQFAVAAFDVAAVDYLMKPIEPGRLQEAIERARTHLRHLDSGCADAAPPGQSDFLEEFWASDRSGLVRIASADVDRISAERDYMRLHVGARSWLIHHSMASLEEQLDPALFVRLHRSAIVRRDFIGGFTRNPSGRWVALLNDQTEQPVGRLYSDRVKAIAGR from the coding sequence ATGCCGGAAACGACGCTCAAGGTCCTGATCGCCGATGACGAGCCGCTAGCCGCCGAGCGGCTGCAGCTGCTGCTTGCCCGGATCGGCGGGATCGACCTCGTCGGCACCGCCAGCGACGGCGAGGCGGCGGTGCGCATGGCCGCGGCGCTCGCGCCTGACCTGCTGCTGCTCGACATCGCCATGCCCGGCCTCGATGGGATCGAAGTTGCGCGCGAACTGGCCGGCACGCGCCCCTCGCCGGTAGTGATCTTCGTCACCGCCTTCGACCAGTTCGCGGTCGCGGCGTTCGACGTCGCGGCGGTCGATTATCTGATGAAGCCGATCGAGCCCGGCCGGCTCCAGGAGGCGATCGAGCGGGCGCGGACCCATTTGCGCCACCTCGATTCCGGCTGTGCCGACGCAGCCCCGCCGGGCCAGTCGGATTTCCTCGAGGAATTCTGGGCGTCGGACCGCAGCGGGCTGGTCCGCATCGCCTCCGCCGACGTCGACCGCATCTCGGCCGAGCGCGACTATATGCGGCTCCACGTCGGCGCCCGCAGCTGGCTGATCCATCATTCCATGGCGTCGCTCGAGGAGCAGCTCGATCCGGCGCTGTTCGTCCGCCTCCACCGCTCGGCGATCGTCCGCCGCGATTTCATCGGCGGCTTCACGCGCAATCCGTCGGGGCGCTGGGTGGCGCTGCTCAACGACCAGACCGAGCAGCCGGTCGGCCGGCTCTACAGCGATCGGGTGAAAGCCATCGCCGGCCGCTGA
- a CDS encoding dicarboxylate/amino acid:cation symporter, whose translation MTETTKTRVIGAGNGWRILAALVVGIAAGVLVSASGDGWRDPAVRWAGAIGGIWLDALKVTVIPLIVALLVSGIVGGARAAAGGGVAGRSILWFVVVLTLSAAFGGLAMPALLSFFPLPEQSAEALRAGLAGVDKAATAASVPTALDFARSIVPSNVLAAAVNDQILPLTLFTAAFALAVTRIDKPRRDDLVGFFQGIEQAMLVMIGWVLWIAPVGVFGLAFALGAGAGAAAFGAILHYVALVMLVGLGVTAAGYGIAILFAGWRLRDFARAMVPPQAVAISTQSSLASLPAMVGAARRLGVPETNSDVTLPLAVALFRATGPAMNMAVAVYVAYWLGIDLAPWQLFAGIAMASIASYWAVSLPGSISFVTSIAPIALAMGLPVEPLAILIAVETFPDIVRTLGNVTMDVAVTGAVSRKADPQD comes from the coding sequence ATGACGGAAACGACGAAGACGCGCGTGATCGGCGCGGGGAATGGGTGGCGCATCCTGGCCGCGCTGGTGGTGGGGATCGCGGCGGGCGTGCTGGTGTCGGCGAGCGGCGACGGGTGGCGCGACCCGGCGGTGCGCTGGGCGGGCGCAATCGGCGGGATCTGGCTCGACGCGCTGAAGGTCACGGTCATTCCGCTGATCGTCGCGCTGCTGGTTAGCGGGATCGTCGGCGGGGCCCGGGCCGCGGCGGGCGGCGGGGTGGCCGGACGCTCGATCCTGTGGTTCGTGGTCGTGCTGACCCTGTCGGCGGCGTTCGGCGGGTTGGCGATGCCGGCGCTGTTGAGCTTCTTCCCCTTGCCCGAGCAATCGGCCGAGGCACTTCGCGCCGGGCTTGCCGGGGTCGACAAGGCGGCGACCGCGGCGTCGGTCCCGACCGCGCTCGACTTCGCGCGGTCGATCGTCCCGTCGAACGTGCTGGCGGCGGCGGTCAACGACCAGATCTTGCCGCTGACTTTGTTCACCGCCGCCTTCGCGCTGGCGGTGACTCGGATCGACAAGCCGCGGCGCGACGACCTCGTCGGCTTCTTCCAAGGCATCGAGCAGGCGATGCTGGTGATGATCGGCTGGGTGCTTTGGATCGCGCCGGTCGGCGTGTTCGGGCTCGCCTTCGCGCTCGGCGCCGGGGCGGGCGCGGCGGCGTTCGGGGCGATCCTCCATTATGTCGCGCTGGTGATGCTGGTCGGGCTCGGGGTGACCGCGGCGGGCTATGGCATCGCGATCCTGTTCGCCGGCTGGCGGCTGCGCGATTTCGCCCGAGCGATGGTTCCGCCGCAGGCTGTCGCGATCTCGACCCAGTCGAGCCTCGCCTCGCTGCCGGCGATGGTCGGCGCGGCGCGGCGGCTGGGCGTGCCGGAAACCAACAGCGACGTCACGCTGCCGCTCGCCGTGGCGCTGTTCCGGGCGACCGGGCCGGCGATGAACATGGCGGTGGCGGTGTACGTCGCCTATTGGCTGGGGATCGACCTCGCGCCGTGGCAATTGTTCGCCGGCATCGCGATGGCCTCGATCGCCAGCTACTGGGCGGTGAGCCTGCCGGGATCGATCAGCTTCGTCACCTCGATCGCGCCGATTGCCCTGGCGATGGGCCTGCCGGTCGAGCCGCTGGCGATCCTGATCGCGGTCGAGACCTTCCCCGATATCGTGCGCACGCTCGGCAATGTGACCATGGACGTGGCGGTGACCGGGGCGGTGTCGCGCAAAGCCGATCCGCAGGATTAA
- a CDS encoding ATP-dependent helicase produces the protein MPESPAVNDPAYLDGLNPPQRDAVLTIEGPVLMLAGAGTGKTAALTARLAHIMASRLAWPSQILAVTFTNKAAREMRERISHITGGAVEGMPWLGTFHSVAARMLRSHAELVGLQSNFTILDTDDQLRLLKQLIVASDLDEKRWPARQLAGLIDRWKNRGWTPKQIDAGESEAFANGRGAELYAAYQDRLKTLNACDFGDLLLHMLVIFRTRADVLEQYRDRFRYILVDEYQDTNASQYDWLRLLAEPRRNICVVGDDDQSIYSWRGAEVANILRFETDFPGAKVIRLEQNYRSTPHILGAAGGLIANNSGRLGKTLWTASNAGDPVKVIGVWDGPEEARRVGEEIENHVRGGGCLADCAILVRAQFQTREFEERFIAIGLAYQIVGGFRFYERAEIRDALAYLRLVAQPNDDLAFDRIVNQPKRGLGDKALATIHDFARRTGQPLLLAAAQLLDSDELRPAARNALARFVADIARWRQQAGTLPHPELARILLDESGYTAMLQAERSAEAAGRLENLAELTRAMEEYDSLGAFLEHVSLVMDNDAQKGSDQVTIMTIHAAKGLEFSQVFLAGWEEGVFPSQRALDEGGLASLEEERRLAYVALTRARDRAFVFHAANRRIYGQWTSSIPSRFVGELPEAHVETETTMTGGESLWRAQWSEQGDPFAHLAAARADRASTRGAGWQRAQGRFSAQPQRVIEARASAVSLGNKGRDDLTTGMRVFHGKFGYGTIAEIEGNKLEIEFEKAGRKRVLDSFVTIE, from the coding sequence GTGCCCGAATCCCCCGCCGTCAACGATCCCGCCTATCTCGACGGGCTGAACCCGCCGCAGCGCGACGCCGTCCTCACCATCGAGGGGCCGGTGCTGATGCTGGCCGGGGCCGGCACCGGCAAGACCGCGGCGCTCACCGCCCGGCTCGCCCACATCATGGCCAGCCGCCTCGCCTGGCCGAGCCAGATCCTCGCTGTCACCTTCACCAACAAGGCCGCCCGCGAAATGCGCGAGCGGATCAGCCACATCACCGGTGGGGCGGTGGAAGGAATGCCGTGGCTCGGCACCTTCCACTCGGTCGCGGCGCGGATGCTGCGCAGCCATGCCGAGCTGGTCGGCCTCCAGTCCAACTTCACCATCCTCGACACCGACGACCAGTTGCGGCTGCTCAAGCAGCTCATCGTCGCGTCCGACCTCGACGAGAAGCGCTGGCCGGCGCGCCAGCTCGCCGGGCTGATCGACCGCTGGAAGAACCGCGGCTGGACCCCGAAGCAGATCGACGCCGGCGAGAGCGAGGCCTTCGCCAACGGCCGCGGCGCCGAGCTCTACGCCGCCTACCAGGACCGGCTGAAGACCCTCAACGCGTGCGACTTTGGCGACCTGTTGCTGCACATGCTGGTCATCTTCCGCACCCGCGCCGATGTGCTCGAACAATATCGCGACCGCTTTCGCTACATCCTGGTCGACGAATATCAGGACACCAACGCCAGCCAGTACGACTGGCTGCGCCTGCTCGCCGAGCCCCGCCGCAACATCTGCGTGGTCGGCGACGACGACCAGTCGATCTATTCGTGGCGCGGTGCCGAGGTCGCCAACATCCTCAGGTTCGAAACCGACTTCCCGGGCGCGAAAGTCATCCGGCTCGAGCAGAATTACCGCTCGACCCCCCACATCCTCGGCGCCGCCGGCGGGCTCATCGCCAACAACAGTGGCCGGCTCGGCAAGACCTTGTGGACCGCGAGCAATGCCGGCGACCCGGTCAAGGTCATCGGCGTGTGGGACGGGCCCGAGGAGGCGCGCCGAGTCGGCGAGGAGATCGAGAACCACGTCCGCGGCGGCGGCTGCCTCGCCGACTGCGCGATCCTCGTGCGCGCCCAGTTCCAGACCCGCGAGTTCGAGGAGCGGTTCATCGCCATCGGCCTCGCCTACCAGATCGTCGGCGGCTTCCGCTTCTACGAGCGCGCCGAAATCCGCGACGCGCTGGCCTACCTCCGCCTCGTCGCCCAGCCCAATGACGACCTCGCCTTCGACCGGATCGTCAACCAGCCCAAGCGCGGGCTCGGCGACAAGGCGCTGGCGACGATCCACGATTTCGCCCGGCGCACCGGCCAGCCGCTGCTGCTCGCCGCCGCGCAATTGCTCGACAGCGACGAGCTTCGCCCTGCCGCCCGCAACGCACTCGCCCGCTTCGTGGCGGACATCGCCCGCTGGCGCCAGCAGGCCGGCACCCTCCCCCACCCCGAGCTGGCCCGAATCCTGCTCGACGAATCGGGCTACACCGCGATGCTCCAGGCCGAGCGCAGCGCCGAGGCCGCCGGCCGCCTCGAGAACCTCGCCGAGCTGACCCGCGCGATGGAGGAATACGACTCGCTCGGCGCCTTCCTCGAGCACGTCAGCCTGGTGATGGACAATGACGCCCAAAAGGGCAGCGACCAGGTCACCATCATGACCATCCACGCCGCCAAGGGCCTCGAATTCAGCCAGGTCTTCCTCGCCGGCTGGGAAGAGGGCGTGTTCCCCTCGCAGCGCGCGCTCGACGAGGGCGGGCTGGCGAGCCTCGAGGAGGAGCGGCGGCTGGCCTATGTCGCCCTCACCCGCGCCCGCGACCGCGCCTTCGTGTTCCATGCCGCCAACCGCCGAATCTACGGCCAGTGGACCAGCTCGATCCCGTCGCGCTTCGTCGGCGAACTGCCCGAGGCGCATGTCGAAACCGAGACGACGATGACCGGCGGCGAAAGCCTGTGGCGCGCGCAGTGGAGCGAGCAGGGCGACCCGTTCGCCCACCTCGCCGCCGCCCGCGCCGACCGCGCCTCGACCCGCGGCGCCGGCTGGCAGCGCGCCCAGGGCCGCTTCTCTGCCCAGCCGCAACGCGTCATCGAGGCGCGCGCCTCGGCCGTCTCCCTCGGCAACAAGGGCCGCGACGACCTCACCACCGGAATGCGCGTGTTCCACGGCAAGTTCGGCTACGGCACCATCGCCGAGATCGAGGGCAACAAGCTCGAGATCGAGTTCGAAAAGGCCGGCCGCAAGCGGGTGCTCGACAGTTTCGTCACGATCGAGTGA
- a CDS encoding cupredoxin domain-containing protein, whose amino-acid sequence MTISRSLLGVAAAAITALSPTPAAAQATRVSIVVTSHKFSPAPIHLSGGVPVRLTIANQSGETHDFTAPEFFYWGKLKGPLPGGKLTLKPGQRAHITVTPRRGTYKVRCSRFAHALLGGSTTIVVH is encoded by the coding sequence ATGACCATTTCCAGATCTCTGCTCGGCGTCGCCGCCGCCGCCATCACCGCTCTTTCCCCCACCCCCGCCGCCGCCCAGGCGACGCGCGTGTCGATCGTCGTCACCAGCCACAAATTCTCGCCCGCCCCGATCCACCTTTCGGGCGGGGTCCCGGTGCGGCTGACGATCGCCAACCAGTCGGGCGAGACCCACGATTTCACCGCTCCGGAATTCTTCTATTGGGGCAAGCTCAAGGGCCCGTTGCCGGGCGGCAAGCTGACCCTCAAGCCCGGCCAGCGCGCCCACATCACCGTCACCCCGCGCCGCGGCACCTACAAGGTCAGGTGCAGCCGCTTCGCCCACGCCTTGCTCGGAGGCTCGACCACCATCGTCGTCCACTAG
- a CDS encoding ferritin-like domain-containing protein: protein MIGQNDDLATLKTLTSTLNDSVNGYREASQDVESEQFRELFTQFADQRSRASADLAAEVRRLGGEPDQDGSTLGGLHQTWLDLKSAITGRDDKAIINEVERGEDYLKEKFETALGSDTLQGESRTAVERAYQSVREGHDKMSSLKHGLEA from the coding sequence ATGATCGGCCAGAACGACGACCTCGCCACCTTGAAGACCCTCACCTCGACCCTCAACGACAGCGTCAACGGCTATCGCGAGGCGTCGCAGGACGTCGAGTCCGAGCAGTTCCGCGAGCTGTTCACCCAGTTTGCCGACCAGCGCTCGCGCGCCTCGGCCGATCTCGCCGCCGAAGTCCGCCGGCTGGGCGGCGAACCCGACCAGGATGGCTCGACGCTGGGCGGCCTCCACCAGACCTGGCTCGACCTCAAGTCGGCGATCACCGGCCGCGACGACAAGGCGATCATCAACGAGGTCGAGCGCGGCGAGGACTATCTCAAGGAGAAGTTCGAGACCGCACTGGGCAGCGACACGCTGCAGGGCGAGAGCCGCACCGCGGTCGAGCGCGCCTATCAGTCGGTGCGCGAAGGCCATGACAAGATGAGCAGCCTCAAGCACGGCCTCGAGGCCTAA
- a CDS encoding DUF3597 domain-containing protein: MGLWDKIRDKIMPRRKDETTMEDLRNSGMLDGPNVGGGGGGGTATAQPGQAGQQVDVEQVLEAKLAEKGNPDLNWKSSIVDLMKLLDIDSSLDNRKELATELGYTGDKEGSAEMNIWLHKAVMKKLAENGGKVPAGLAD, encoded by the coding sequence ATGGGCCTGTGGGACAAGATTCGCGACAAGATCATGCCGCGCCGCAAGGACGAGACGACGATGGAGGATCTGCGCAACAGCGGGATGCTCGACGGGCCGAACGTCGGCGGCGGCGGCGGCGGCGGAACCGCGACCGCGCAGCCGGGTCAGGCCGGCCAGCAGGTCGACGTCGAGCAGGTGCTCGAGGCCAAGCTTGCCGAAAAGGGCAATCCCGATCTCAACTGGAAGAGCTCGATCGTCGATCTGATGAAGCTGCTCGACATCGATTCGAGCCTCGACAACCGCAAGGAGCTGGCGACCGAGCTCGGCTACACCGGCGACAAGGAAGGCAGCGCCGAGATGAACATTTGGCTGCACAAGGCGGTGATGAAAAAGCTCGCCGAAAACGGCGGCAAGGTCCCCGCCGGCCTCGCCGACTAA